In the genome of Nonlabens sp. MB-3u-79, one region contains:
- a CDS encoding EamA family transporter — protein MWMYLGLLAALFLGLHNLCKKHAVQGNEVFPVLLGTLIAGFLVILPFYLGSVFYPTTTKEIGFYIEPISWSTHGFIFIKSMIMAASWILAYQALKHLPLTIVTPIRSAGPFFTFIGAIFIYNEAPNTYQWMGFFMIILSVLLYSKIGKKEGIHFKSNKWIFAIIAATFLGASSGLYDKFLVQTLLLNPQTLQFWFCLYTILILILILSITWFPYAQKRRDFKFRWSIPAVGILLQTADYFYFKALQDPEALIMLLSAIKRSQIIIAVVLGGLLFKEKNKRKKLIPLAGIMIGVFLILYS, from the coding sequence ATGTGGATGTATTTAGGCCTTTTGGCAGCTTTATTTTTAGGATTACACAACTTATGTAAGAAGCATGCTGTACAAGGCAACGAGGTGTTCCCTGTCCTGTTAGGCACCTTGATAGCGGGTTTCTTGGTGATTCTGCCTTTTTATTTGGGATCTGTTTTTTATCCGACAACCACTAAAGAAATAGGCTTTTATATAGAACCTATTTCTTGGTCTACACACGGGTTTATTTTTATCAAATCCATGATTATGGCGGCTTCTTGGATACTGGCTTATCAAGCATTAAAGCATTTACCGCTGACTATTGTTACTCCTATAAGATCTGCTGGGCCATTTTTCACCTTTATTGGAGCCATTTTTATTTATAATGAGGCTCCTAACACCTATCAATGGATGGGGTTTTTTATGATCATATTGTCGGTGCTGCTGTATTCTAAAATCGGCAAAAAAGAAGGCATTCATTTTAAAAGTAACAAATGGATTTTTGCAATTATCGCCGCTACCTTTTTAGGTGCTTCCAGTGGTTTGTACGATAAGTTTTTAGTTCAGACCTTACTACTCAACCCACAGACCTTGCAATTTTGGTTTTGTTTGTACACGATTTTGATTTTAATATTGATCCTTTCTATTACTTGGTTTCCGTACGCTCAAAAACGCAGGGATTTTAAATTCCGGTGGTCCATTCCAGCAGTCGGCATCCTATTACAAACCGCCGATTATTTCTATTTTAAAGCCCTACAAGATCCAGAAGCCTTAATCATGCTGCTCAGTGCTATAAAAAGAAGCCAGATCATCATTGCGGTAGTTCTAGGCGGTTTGCTCTTTAAAGAGAAAAATAAACGCAAAAAACTAATCCCCCTAGCTGGAATAATGATCGGTGTGTTTTTGATATTGTATTCGTAG
- the rimK gene encoding 30S ribosomal protein S6--L-glutamate ligase has product MKFAILSASPNLYSTKRIIEAGKKKGHEMIIIDHTKCDLVIEKKKPIVIYKDEEIRDLDGVIPRIGASVTFFGTAVVRQFEMMKIFTATESQALVRSRDKLRSLQILARAGLDLPKTVFSNYSKNVSNVVEKVGGAPLVIKLLEGTQGLGVVLADNKNSAESILEAFNGLQARVIVQEFIKEAKGADIRAFIVDGVVVGAMKRQGKEGEFRSNLHRGGTADIIELTDEEENAALKAAKVMGLGIAGVDMLQSARGPLILEVNSSPGLEGIETATGKDIASQIIKYVERNA; this is encoded by the coding sequence ATGAAATTTGCAATCTTATCAGCCAGTCCAAATCTCTATTCTACTAAAAGAATTATCGAGGCAGGTAAAAAGAAAGGTCATGAAATGATCATTATAGATCACACCAAATGTGATCTTGTTATTGAAAAAAAGAAACCCATTGTTATTTATAAAGACGAAGAGATACGAGACCTTGATGGAGTTATCCCTCGTATAGGTGCTTCGGTAACCTTTTTTGGTACCGCTGTGGTGCGACAGTTTGAAATGATGAAAATATTCACCGCTACAGAGTCACAAGCCTTAGTGCGTTCTAGAGATAAGTTGAGAAGTCTTCAAATATTAGCTCGTGCAGGTCTTGATTTACCAAAAACGGTATTTAGTAATTACTCTAAAAACGTAAGTAATGTAGTTGAGAAGGTAGGTGGCGCCCCCTTAGTTATTAAATTGTTAGAAGGAACTCAGGGGTTAGGTGTAGTCTTAGCAGATAATAAAAACTCAGCAGAGTCTATCCTAGAAGCTTTTAACGGTTTACAAGCCCGTGTGATTGTACAAGAATTTATTAAAGAGGCAAAAGGTGCCGACATACGTGCTTTTATAGTTGATGGTGTAGTAGTAGGAGCGATGAAAAGACAAGGAAAGGAAGGAGAGTTCAGGTCTAATTTACACAGAGGTGGAACAGCAGATATTATTGAATTAACTGACGAAGAAGAAAATGCGGCTTTAAAAGCAGCTAAAGTAATGGGATTAGGTATTGCAGGTGTAGATATGTTGCAGTCGGCAAGAGGTCCTTTAATTTTAGAAGTAAACTCTTCTCCTGGGCTAGAAGGTATTGAGACAGCAACAGGTAAAGACATAGCTTCCCAAATCATCAAATATGTAGAGAGAAATGCCTAA
- a CDS encoding M42 family metallopeptidase: MADKSILNKKSLDFLEKYLNTASPTGYEWNGQKVWMDYLKPYVDSFITDNYGTAVGVINPDAKFKVVIEGHADEISWYVNYITDDGLVYVVRNGGSDHQIAPSKKVNIHTKKGVVTGVFGWPAIHTRDKSKEEAPKPDNIFIDCGCETKDEVLALGVDVGCVITYPDEFFVLNKNKFVCRALDNRMGGFMIAEVARLLKENKQELDFGLYITNSVQEEIGLRGAEMITQTIKPNVAIVTDVTHDTTTPMIEKKSNGDAAIGKGPVLAYAPAIQNNLRNLIMDAADEKKIPYQKRATSRSTGTDTDAFAYSNGGVPSALISLPLRYMHTTVEMVHRDDVENVIKMIYETLLKIENNHDFNYFSNKNEGLF; this comes from the coding sequence ATGGCTGACAAAAGCATTTTAAATAAAAAATCACTCGACTTTCTGGAAAAATACCTAAATACCGCCTCTCCTACTGGTTATGAATGGAACGGCCAAAAGGTATGGATGGACTACCTAAAACCTTATGTAGACAGCTTTATCACAGATAATTACGGTACAGCAGTAGGAGTTATCAATCCAGATGCCAAATTTAAAGTTGTTATAGAAGGACATGCAGATGAGATCTCGTGGTATGTGAATTACATTACTGACGACGGACTTGTTTATGTGGTGCGCAACGGTGGCTCTGACCATCAAATTGCTCCTTCTAAAAAAGTAAACATTCATACCAAGAAGGGAGTCGTGACAGGAGTATTCGGCTGGCCAGCGATTCACACAAGAGATAAGTCAAAAGAAGAGGCTCCTAAACCAGACAATATTTTTATAGATTGTGGCTGTGAGACTAAGGACGAAGTGCTAGCGCTAGGAGTTGATGTGGGATGTGTAATTACTTATCCAGATGAGTTTTTTGTTTTGAACAAAAATAAATTTGTATGTCGTGCACTAGACAACCGCATGGGCGGCTTCATGATTGCTGAAGTAGCGCGATTACTGAAGGAAAATAAGCAAGAATTGGATTTCGGCCTTTATATAACTAATTCTGTTCAAGAAGAAATAGGCCTGCGAGGAGCAGAAATGATCACGCAAACCATAAAACCTAACGTGGCGATCGTTACAGATGTAACTCACGACACTACTACTCCAATGATCGAAAAGAAATCTAATGGAGATGCAGCCATAGGAAAAGGCCCTGTCCTCGCTTATGCGCCAGCGATTCAAAACAACTTGCGCAACCTGATCATGGATGCTGCAGATGAGAAAAAGATTCCTTATCAAAAAAGAGCTACGTCTCGTTCTACAGGAACAGATACAGATGCATTTGCTTATTCTAATGGCGGCGTTCCAAGTGCCTTGATATCGCTTCCTTTGCGTTATATGCATACTACCGTGGAAATGGTACACAGGGACGATGTAGAAAACGTCATCAAAATGATTTATGAAACTTTATTGAAGATTGAAAACAATCACGATTTCAATTATTTTTCTAATAAAAATGAAGGTTTGTTTTAA
- a CDS encoding PepSY domain-containing protein → MGRKTSQKMRELHRYLGFFLAGIMAVYAISGIALIFRDTDLLKQEVSIEQIVQPQLSISEIGPALKIKKLEVDRNEAGTYYFENGTYNSLTGEAQFTKMELPYLLDKLTHFHKAKTGQPLFFLNIFFGVGLLFFVISAFWMFMPGTKIFQKGILFTAAGLILTLILLFV, encoded by the coding sequence ATGGGTAGAAAAACTTCTCAAAAAATGCGCGAGTTGCACAGGTATCTGGGCTTTTTCCTTGCAGGTATCATGGCTGTTTATGCGATTAGTGGTATTGCTTTAATCTTTAGAGATACAGACTTATTAAAGCAAGAGGTCAGCATTGAACAAATAGTACAACCACAACTGTCCATAAGCGAAATTGGCCCAGCGCTTAAAATAAAGAAACTGGAAGTAGACAGAAATGAGGCTGGGACTTACTATTTTGAAAATGGCACCTATAACAGTCTTACCGGAGAGGCGCAATTCACTAAAATGGAATTGCCTTACCTATTAGATAAGCTCACTCACTTCCATAAAGCAAAAACAGGGCAGCCCTTGTTCTTTTTAAACATCTTCTTTGGTGTGGGTTTGCTATTCTTTGTCATATCGGCATTCTGGATGTTTATGCCTGGCACAAAAATTTTTCAAAAAGGAATCCTTTTTACTGCTGCTGGATTGATCTTAACATTGATCTTGCTATTTGTGTAG
- a CDS encoding pirin family protein, whose translation MTIINIQPLGFPWKTQDPFLFCAYHRDLYPAGDKHLGIPDVQKAGRNIGQDFMIKDGFRMYHGSHVPGFPYHPHRGFETITINKEGIVDHSDSLGGAGRFGAGDVQWMTAGKGILHSEMFPMLHDHKENTLEIFQVWLNLPKVSKMVPPHFKMLWNEEVPVIHQKDQNGRSTAVDLIAGNLNEVHSLDPTPDSWAANADNEVLVATIKMEAGATYILPKAQSSEAKRNLYFYRGTQLEIAGKTVAENHSIEVVATEDLEIKNIGADAFLLVLQGKPIKEPVAQHGPFVMNTQEEIREAFADYQETQFGGWPWPEQEQVHERNKGRFALHSDGRVEEKGI comes from the coding sequence ATGACCATCATCAACATTCAACCATTAGGATTTCCATGGAAAACACAAGATCCTTTTTTGTTCTGTGCCTATCATCGAGATTTATATCCAGCTGGGGATAAGCATTTAGGAATTCCTGATGTTCAAAAAGCGGGTAGGAATATAGGTCAGGATTTTATGATCAAAGATGGTTTTAGAATGTACCACGGTAGTCACGTCCCTGGTTTCCCATACCATCCGCACCGCGGATTTGAAACCATTACCATTAATAAAGAAGGAATTGTAGATCATTCGGACTCTTTGGGTGGTGCAGGTCGTTTTGGCGCTGGAGATGTGCAATGGATGACCGCTGGAAAAGGCATTTTACACAGTGAGATGTTTCCGATGTTGCACGATCATAAGGAAAATACGCTAGAAATATTTCAGGTATGGCTCAATCTACCAAAAGTGAGTAAAATGGTGCCGCCGCATTTTAAAATGTTGTGGAATGAAGAAGTGCCTGTGATTCATCAAAAAGATCAAAACGGTCGTTCTACCGCAGTAGATCTTATTGCTGGAAATTTAAACGAAGTTCATTCCTTGGATCCGACGCCAGATTCTTGGGCAGCAAATGCCGATAATGAAGTGCTGGTTGCTACTATAAAAATGGAAGCTGGTGCTACTTATATATTACCAAAAGCCCAAAGCAGTGAAGCTAAAAGGAATCTCTATTTCTATAGAGGTACGCAACTAGAAATAGCAGGTAAAACAGTAGCTGAAAATCATTCTATTGAGGTTGTTGCAACTGAAGATTTAGAGATCAAAAATATTGGAGCAGATGCTTTTCTTCTCGTTTTACAAGGCAAGCCTATTAAGGAGCCCGTGGCACAACACGGACCATTTGTGATGAACACACAGGAAGAAATTAGGGAAGCCTTTGCAGACTACCAAGAAACCCAGTTCGGTGGCTGGCCGTGGCCAGAACAAGAGCAAGTTCACGAGCGCAATAAAGGCAGGTTTGCTTTGCACAGTGATGGCAGAGTGGAAGAGAAAGGGATATGA
- a CDS encoding acyl-CoA desaturase, which translates to MAVILLVVALWYGGLFFQSFFLHRYAAHQVFTMSKTMERITFVLTWIFQGSSYLSAYGYGIMHRMHHAFTDTEKDPHSPKFDDNMFAMMWKTKTIYQDINLDRIAVEPRFTKNVPQWKAFDKFASSRFSRLLWITLYVLFFAFFVTAWWQWILLPVTLMMAPIHGVIINWFGHIYGYVNYQMKNTSKNLFRFDFLMMGEGYHNNHHKYANRANFGVKWYEIDITYLIIRLLNAVGIIQLKRA; encoded by the coding sequence ATGGCTGTTATACTTTTAGTTGTAGCACTTTGGTACGGTGGACTCTTCTTTCAATCCTTCTTTTTACATCGTTATGCAGCGCACCAAGTGTTTACGATGTCTAAAACAATGGAACGCATTACTTTTGTACTCACATGGATCTTCCAAGGTTCTAGTTATCTCAGTGCCTACGGTTACGGCATCATGCATAGAATGCATCACGCTTTTACCGACACAGAAAAAGATCCACATTCCCCAAAATTTGATGACAATATGTTTGCTATGATGTGGAAAACTAAAACCATCTATCAAGACATTAATCTAGATCGCATAGCAGTAGAGCCACGTTTTACTAAAAATGTACCTCAATGGAAAGCTTTTGACAAATTTGCTAGCTCCCGTTTCTCTAGACTTTTATGGATTACGTTGTATGTATTGTTCTTTGCTTTCTTCGTAACCGCTTGGTGGCAATGGATATTATTACCAGTCACCCTTATGATGGCTCCTATTCATGGGGTAATCATCAACTGGTTCGGTCATATCTATGGTTATGTGAATTACCAAATGAAAAATACCAGTAAGAACTTGTTTAGATTTGATTTCTTAATGATGGGAGAAGGTTATCACAACAACCACCACAAATACGCTAATCGCGCCAACTTTGGTGTGAAATGGTACGAAATAGACATCACCTACCTTATTATTAGATTACTGAACGCTGTAGGTATCATACAGCTTAAAAGGGCTTGA
- a CDS encoding Crp/Fnr family transcriptional regulator — protein MEQIKEYLESIALISKEDWEFFTSKLTQRVIPKKEVFLKLGEVENQISFIESGIVRLFIPKEDDEKDITFGFSFENQFISAYDSFLTRQPSLYQLQTLTKTSLLSITYDDLQEVYKKTQIGNLIGRLTAERLFLIKSKREQNLLNLNAEERYVKLFKERPQLIRVMPLKYISSYIGVTAQALSRIRKRIS, from the coding sequence ATGGAACAAATTAAAGAATATTTAGAAAGTATTGCTCTCATCTCTAAGGAAGACTGGGAATTCTTTACCTCAAAATTAACCCAACGAGTGATTCCTAAAAAAGAAGTTTTTTTAAAATTAGGTGAGGTAGAAAATCAAATCTCATTTATAGAATCTGGTATCGTACGCTTGTTTATCCCTAAAGAGGACGATGAAAAAGACATCACTTTTGGCTTTAGTTTTGAAAACCAGTTCATAAGTGCCTACGACTCTTTTTTAACCAGACAGCCTTCGTTGTATCAATTACAAACGCTGACTAAAACCAGTTTGCTCAGCATTACTTATGACGACCTACAAGAAGTATACAAAAAGACACAAATCGGGAATCTTATAGGCCGATTAACTGCAGAGCGCCTTTTTCTAATAAAATCTAAACGCGAACAGAATCTCTTGAATCTCAATGCTGAAGAGAGGTACGTGAAGTTATTTAAAGAAAGACCTCAATTGATACGTGTCATGCCGTTGAAATATATCAGCTCTTATATAGGGGTTACCGCACAAGCATTGAGCCGAATCAGAAAGCGAATTTCTTGA
- a CDS encoding DUF4294 domain-containing protein, with amino-acid sequence MIKNLIFLLVAFGGLAFAKAQETPTPKPVSKDSIVKSVEQYFYVDGDSLSAIELDKVLLIQDLNFDSRYERIRYLILKRKVEKVWPYAKLAAERLTVLDKRLASLETTNQKKKYSKMVEDYIEDEFKEKLKKFSKSEGQILIKLIHRQTGNTAYDLLKRLRSGWSAFWFDKTASVFDMSLKEEYRPETVVDDFYVEDILLNSIIDDKLEDQKPAIEFDYFAARAHWKTYEKELPANYDSIQLAARAKRIQEYNEKKARKAKRKN; translated from the coding sequence ATGATAAAGAATTTAATTTTTTTACTAGTGGCTTTTGGTGGTCTCGCTTTCGCGAAAGCGCAAGAAACACCAACACCTAAACCTGTTTCAAAGGACTCGATAGTAAAGTCAGTAGAGCAATATTTCTATGTAGACGGCGACTCATTGAGTGCCATAGAACTGGATAAGGTACTTTTGATACAAGACTTAAACTTTGACAGCAGGTACGAACGCATTCGTTATTTAATCTTAAAACGTAAGGTGGAAAAAGTATGGCCTTATGCAAAACTGGCGGCCGAACGTTTAACCGTACTCGATAAACGACTGGCTTCTTTAGAAACTACCAACCAAAAGAAGAAATATTCTAAGATGGTTGAGGACTATATCGAAGACGAATTCAAAGAAAAACTTAAAAAATTTTCCAAATCTGAAGGACAAATACTCATTAAGCTCATTCACCGGCAGACTGGAAACACAGCTTATGACTTATTAAAGCGCTTAAGAAGTGGATGGAGTGCTTTCTGGTTTGATAAAACAGCCAGCGTTTTTGATATGTCTCTAAAAGAAGAGTACCGACCAGAAACCGTTGTGGATGATTTTTACGTGGAAGACATTCTTCTCAACAGCATTATTGATGACAAGTTAGAAGATCAAAAACCAGCTATTGAGTTTGATTATTTTGCTGCTCGAGCCCATTGGAAAACGTATGAAAAAGAACTTCCAGCAAATTATGACAGCATCCAACTCGCTGCAAGAGCAAAACGCATACAGGAATACAACGAGAAAAAAGCACGTAAAGCCAAGCGTAAAAATTAA